A region from the Tachyglossus aculeatus isolate mTacAcu1 chromosome Y4, mTacAcu1.pri, whole genome shotgun sequence genome encodes:
- the NOTCH4 gene encoding LOW QUALITY PROTEIN: neurogenic locus notch homolog protein 4 (The sequence of the model RefSeq protein was modified relative to this genomic sequence to represent the inferred CDS: deleted 1 base in 1 codon), with product MQPPSSRLLLLLLFLLPPMARGSRCGSLLEPCANGASCVTPPQGAAFCQCMPGFVGESCQFPEPCQVDGRCQNGGTCLPLLSDPPPSFGSLRLPGFSCSCLPGFTGERCQARLEDPCLPSPCHHGGRCLAQPSGPPRCQCLPGWTGERCQVRDFCQANPCAHGGVCLATYPHIMCRCPPGFEGHTCQHDINECFRVPGLCPAGTSCHNTLGSYQCLCPPGRAGPRCQFWAGPCLPVSCRHGGICQPALEGTYHLCLCPLGFTGPECEVNPDDCVGHRCQNGATCQDGHGAYSCLCPEGWTGWDCSQDVDECESPGVPSPGSPRCQNGGTCGNVPGSFRCACVNGWAGATCADNVDDCSAATCAPGATCLDGIATFTCLCPPGLTGLLCHLPDMCLSQPCHPDAQCSTNPVTGTRHCQCQPGYSGPTCHEDLDECQMGPSPCEHTGSCLNIPGSFRCLCPPGYTGSRCEMDADECLSQPCRPGASCIDLLSHFHCLCPPGFSGILCEEDVDECASSPCAHGGQCQDRPGGFHCQCPPGFEGPQCQTEVDECDSQPCVQGASCLNLPGSFSCLCPPGLTGRLCELPLCLQCPPEPECSTAVAGEGRCLHQRENCTCQHGQCQGPRCVCDVGWTGSSCKEKVDSCLSEPCAHGGTCRTQAYGFNCTCPAGYTGPTCSEEEEESECPCQNGGSCSPVPGGYSCICPSNYTGAHCQAGINRCTSIVCANGGTCVERPGAFTCLCSPRFQGTFCEEKVFPSCAERSCQNGGTCQDGPEGAQCLCPQGYTGGDCQTLLDLCARAHCQNGARCLQTGPSFLCLCPSGWAGPRCDLPSSPCRAAALERGVEVSALCQNGGVCIDRSSSYACQCPPGFQGAFCQEEVDECQSGPCQHGATCVDRPNGFSCRCAPGFHGPNCSEEVDDCRSQPCRNLGTCTNLADGYLCSCPPGTHGRNCESIIDVCLSQPCPRGGTCTPTPGSPPGFTCHCPPGSEGPSCLPSVSPPCGPHRCHHGGLCVPLPPPPAPAPAPRCVCPDGFGGPDCLTPPAPRGCGPPSPCLHNGTCAQTAGGFRCSCPEGYPGPRCQGPGMGAGGACQGRAGDGACDRACSGRLGGWDGGDCSLGVPDPWRGCPPEARCWALFRDGRCHPQCASEECLFDGYDCETPPACTPAYERYCQDHFANGHCERGCDSAECGWDGGDCGGQRAGGPDTPSLALLVFLPRRHLPALARALALALRVGLWVRRDPEGREMVYPYPGPQAEDELGGLGAGGPTRTPRREKATPSAPPPGEETEGLAAGFVVVLGVDSSRCGPALPAPRCPRDPGVLLRFLAALAAVGALEPLLPGPLLAARARGAAGPLSPRVSWPLVCSPLAAGLLLALGCLLVVHLARRREHGALWLPPGFSRRPRPQPAAPRRRRCPPLGEDSIGLKPLKSETESHEDEVMEGSGLGDVRAEVGGPVSERRFWPLCGGGREPQAEVPTPPQEPEVPDVDSQGPDGVTPLMSAVCSGGAEAEGPGARPGGAAGPWEPLLCRGASPQAHTVGSGETPLHLAARFSRPSAARRLLEAGADPNRPDRAGRTPLHAAVAADAREVCQILLRNRETAVDPRMEDGTTPLMLAARLAVEDLVEELIQAQADVGARDNRGKTALHWAAAVNNSLAARALIQAGADKNAQDSRDQTPLFLAAREGALEAARLLLRAGAARGPRDQTGLGARDIARRRRHWDLLALLDGAAAPQGACAGAGPGPPAPPPPPHWSRPGASAAAIGRRPRPRPLPRPPHRPHHKARPLRQEGGRRAYRAPGAVLSACHGATPQ from the exons ATGCAGCCCCCCTCTtcccggctgctgctgctgctgctgttcctgcTCCCACCCATGGCCAGAG GGTCCCGCTGTGGGAGTCTGCTCGAACCCTGTGCCAATGGGGCCAGCTGTGTGACGCCACCTCAGGGAGCCGCCTTCTGTCA gTGTATGCCCGGCTTCGTGGGTGAGAGCTGCCAGTTTCCAGAACCTTGCCAGGTAGATGGGCGCTGCCAGAATGGGGGGACCTGCCTCCCGCTCCTCTCCGATCCTCCCCCGTCCTTTGGCTCCCTCCGCCTCCCTGGCTTCTCCTGTTCCTGCCTGCCCGGCTTCACTGGGGAACGGTGCCAGGCCCGCTTGGAAGACCCCtgtctgccctccccctgccaccacGGAGGCCGCTGCCTGGCCCAGCCCTCCGGCCCGCCCCGCTGCCAGTGTCTGCCCGGATGGACAG GGGAGCGGTGCCAGGTTCGAGACTTCTGCCAAGCCAACCCATGCGCCCACGGCGGGGTTTGCCTGGCCACGTACCCGCACATCATGTGCCGCTGCCCCCCCGGCTTCGAGGGTCACACGTGCCAGCACGACATCAACGAGTGCTTCCGGGTCCCGGGGCTCTGCCCGGCGGGCACCTCCTGCCACAACACGCTCGGCTCCTACCAGTGCCTGTGCCCACCGGGCCGGGCCGGTCCCCGCTGTCAGTTCTGGGCCGGGCCCTGCCTTCCGGTCAGCTGCCGCCACGGGGGCATCTGCCAGCCAGCCCTGGAAGGGACCTaccatctctgcctctgccccctgg GTTTCACTGGCCCTGAGTGCGAAGTCAACCCAGACGACTGCGTGGGGCACCGGTGCCAGAATGGGGCCACCTGTCAGGATGGGCATGGCGCCTACAGCTGTCTCTGCCCCGAAGGCTGGACGG GCTGGGACTGCTCCCAGGACGTGGATGAGTGCGAGTCGCCGGGGGTCCCGTCTCCGGGGTCCCCGCGCTGCCAGAACGGGGGCACGTGCGGGAATGTCCCCGGCAGCTTTCGCTGTGCCTGCGTCAATGGCTGGGCGGGGGCCACCTGCGCGGACAACGTGGACGACTGCTCGGCTGCCACCTGCGCCCCGGGGGCCACCTGCCTCGACGGCATCGCCACCTTCACCTGCCTCTGTCCCCCCGGCCTCACTg GCCTTCTGTGCCACCTGCCGGACATGTGTCTGAGCCAGCCCTGCCACCCGGATGCCCAGTGCAGTACCAACCCCGTCACGGGCACCAGACACTGCCAGTGCCAACCTGGCTACTCCGGACCCACCTGCCATGAGGACCTGGACGAGTGCCAGATGG GCCCCAGCCCCTGCGAGCACACGGGCTCCTGCCTCAACatccccggctctttccgctgccTGTGCCCGCCGGGCTACACGGGCTCCCGGTGCGAGATGGACGCCGACGAGTGCCTGTCCCAACCCTGCCGGCCGGGAGCATCCTGCATCGaccttctctcccacttccacTGCCTCTGCCCGCCTG GCTTTTCCGGCATCCTGTGTGAGGAGGACGTGGACGAGTGTGCCAGCAGCCCCTGTGCCCACGGTGGGCAGTGCCAGGACCGGCCGGGAGGCTTCCACTGCCAGTGTCCCCCCG GCTTCGAGGGACCTCAGTGCCAGACGGAGGTGGACGAGTGTGACAGTCAGCCCTGCGTCCAGGGTGCCAGCTGCCTCAATCTCCCCGgctccttctcctgcctctgcccccccggGCTCACag gcCGACTCTGCGAGCTGCCGCTCTGTCTCCAGTGCCCGCCGGAACCGGAGTGCTCCACAGCCGTGGCGGGAGAGGGCCGCTGCCTCCACCAGCGGGAAAACTGTACCTGCCAGCACGGCCAGTGCCAGGG gccCAGATGTGTGTGTGACGTGGGTTGGACGGGGTCCAGCTGCAAGGAGAAGGTGGACAGCTGCCTCTCCGAGCCCTGTGCCCATGGGGGCACCTGCCGGACCCAGGCCTATGGCTTCAATTGCACCTGCCCCGCCGGCTACACAG gccccacctgcaGCGAGGAAGAAGAGGAATCTGAGTGTCCCTGTCAAAATGGGGGCTCCTGCAGCCCAGTTCCCGGGGGGTATTCCTGCATTTGCCCCTCTAACTACACCGGAGCCCACTGCCAGGCCGGAATCAATCGCTGCACCTCCA TTGTCTGTGCCAATGGAGGCACCTGTGTGGAAAGACCCGGGGCCTTCACCTGCCTCTGCTCCCCCCGGTTCCAGGGGACCTTCTGTGAGGAGAAAGTCTTCCCCAGCTGTGCTGAGCG ctCCTGTCAGAATGGGGGGACCTGTCAGGACGGCCCTGAGGGAGCTCAGTGCCTCTGCCCCCAGGGGTACACAGGTGGTGACTGCCAG ACGCTGTTGGACCTGTGCGCCCGTGCTCACTGCCAGAACGGTGCCCGCTGCCTGCAGacgggcccttccttcctctgcctgtGCCCGAGCGGCTGGGCCGGGCCCCGCTgcgacctcccctcctccccatgtcGGGCCGCTGCCCTCGAGCGAG GTGTGGAAGTGTCAGCCCTGTGCCAAAACGGGGGGGTCTGCATCGACCGCAGCTCCTCCTACGCCTGCCAGTGCCCCCCAGGATTCCAGGGCGCCTTTTGccaggaggaggtggatgagTGCCAATCCGGACCCTGTCAGCACGGGGCCACCTGCGTGGACCGGCCCAATGGGTTCTCCTGCCGG TGTGCCCCTGGATTCCACGGCCCCAACTGCTCCGAGGAAGTGGATGATTGTAGATCCCAGCCCTGCCGGAACCTCGGAACTTGTACTAACCTTGCTGACGGCTACCTGTGCTCCTGCCCACCGGGCACCCACG GGCGGAACTGTGAGTCCATCATCGACGTCTGTCTGAGCCAGCCCTGCCCCCGAGGGGGAACCTGCACCCCCACTCCTGGAAGCCCCCCCGGTTTCACCTGCCACTGCCCCCCT ggCTCAGAGGGTCCCAGCTGCCTCCCGTCCGTGTCCCCGCCGTGCGGCCCCCACCGCTGCCACCACGGGGGCCTGTGCGTcccgctgcccccgccccccgccccagccccggcTCCCCGCTGCGTCTGTCCCGACGGCTTCGGGGGGCCCGACTGCCtgacgcccccggccccccggggctgCGGCCCCCCGTCCCCCTGCCTGCACAACGGCACCTGCGCCCAGACCGCGGGGGGCTTCCGCTGTTCTTGCCCCGAGGGGTACCCGGGCCCCCGCTGCCAGGGCCccgggatgggggccgggggagcctgCCAGGGCCGGGCGGGGGACGGGGCCTGCGACAGGGCCTGCAGCGGGAGGCTCGGCGGCTGGGACGGCGGCGACTGCTCCCTGGGGGTCCCGGACCCCTGGCGGGGCTGC CCCCCCGAGGCCCGGTGCTGGGCGCTCTTCCGCGACGGGCGCTGCCACCCGCAGTGCGCCTCGGAGGAGTGTCTGTTCGACGGCTACGACTGTGAGACGCCTCCGGCCTGCAC cccagcctaCGAGCGGTACTGCCAGGACCACTTTGCCAACGGCCACTGCGAGCGGGGCTGCGACTCGGCTGAATGCGGCTGGGACGGTGGGGACTGTGGCGGGCAGCGGGCGGGGGGCCCGGACACCCCGTCCCTGGCCCTGCTGGTGTTCCTGCCCCGCCGCCATCTGCCTGCCCTGGCCCGGgcactggccctggccctccgggTGGGGCTGTGGGTGCGCAGGGACCCCGAGGGCAGGGAGATGGTGTACCCCTACCCGGGTCCCCAGGCCGAAGATGAGCTTGGgggcctgggggccggggggcccacCCGCACCCCCCGCCGGGAGAAGGCCACCCCCAGCGCCCCACCACCCGGAGAGGAGACGGAAGGCCTCGCCGCAGG GTTCGTGGTGGTCCTGGGAGTGGATTCGTCCCGCTGCGGCCCGGCCCTGCCGGCCCCCCGCTGCCCCCGGGACCCCGGCGTGCTGCTCCGCTTCCTGGCCGCCCTGGCCGCCGTGGGGGCCCTGGAGCCCCTGCTTCCGGGGCCCCTGCTCGCCGCCCGAGCCCGGGGGGCTGCAG GACCCCTGTCCCCACGCGTGTCCTGGCCTCTGGTTTGCTCTCCTCTGGCCGCCgggctcctcctggccctgggctgcCTCTTGGTCGTGCACCTGGCCCGGCGGCGGGAGCACGGGGCCCTGTGGCTGCCCCCCGGCTTcagccgccgcccccggccccagcccgccgccccccgccgacGCCGATGTCCCCCGCTGGGCGAGGACAGCATCGGCCTCAA GCCCCTGAAGTCGGAGACGGAAAGCCACGAGGACGAGGTCATGGAGGGTTCGGGCCTCGGAGATGTGCGG gcAGAAGTGGGGGGCCCGGTGTCCGAACGCCGGTTCTGGCCACTCTGCGGCGGAGGGCGTGAGCCTCAGGCTGAGgtgcccacccctccccaggaACCAGAGGTGCCGGACGTGGATTCCCAAGGCccag acgGCGTCACCCCGCTGATGTCTGCGGTGTGCAGCGGGGGAGCGGAGGCCGAGGGGCCGGGGGCCAGGCCCGGTGGGGCGGCGGGCCCGTGGGAGCCCCTGCTCTGCAGGGGGGCCAGTCCCCAGGCCCACACGGTGGGATCGGGGGAGACCCCCCTGCACCTGGCCGCCCGCTTCTCCCGCCCGTCCGCGGCCCGCCGTCTCCTGGAGGCCGGAGCCGACCCCAACCGGCCCGACCGAGCCGGCCGCACGCCCCTGCACGCGGCCGTGGCCGCCGACGCCCGCGAGGTCTGTCAG ATCCTGCTGCGGAACCGTGAGACGGCGGTGGACCCCCGGATGGAGGACGGGACCACGCCCCTGATGCTGGCGGCCCGCCTGGCGGTGGAGGACCTAGTGGAGGAGCTCATCCAGGCGCAGGCCGACGTCGGGGCCCGGGACAACCGGG GGAAGACAGCTCTACATTGGGCAGCGGCGGTGAACAACTCCCTGGCAGCTCGAGCCCTCATCCAGGCCGGAGCCGACAAAAACGCCCAAGACAGCAGG GATCAGACGCCGCTGTTCCTGGCGGCCCGCGAGGGGGCGCTGGAGGCGGCCCGGCTGCTGCTGAGGGCCGGGGCGGCCCGGGGCCCGCGCGACCAGACGGGGCTGGGGGCCCGCGACATCGCCCGACGCCGCCGCCACTGGGACCTGCTGGCGCTGCTCGACGGGGCGGCCGCCCCGCAGGGCGCATGcgcaggggcggggcccggcccgccggcgccgccgccgcctccccatTGGTCGCGGCCGGGGGCGTCGGCGGCTGCGATTGGCCGgcgcccgaggccccgccccctcccgcggcCTCCCCACAGGCCTCACCACAAGGCCCGGCCCCTCAGGCAGGAGGGCGGGCGTCGTGCCTACAGAGcgccgggcgctgtactgagcgcctgccaCGGGGCGACACCACAATAG